The following proteins come from a genomic window of Tepidiforma thermophila:
- the ccsA gene encoding cytochrome c biogenesis protein CcsA encodes MAELALYLYWTSVVTAPIAAVLYWGYFGSAALAVRRVAAQTSAGTMSVSLPAGGPNAGIGRLATTFTGLTTLFLAGWFAARWAARGYAPLSNLYEFTTAFAFGICAAYLVFERTSRNRRYGALVLPIASAMLGIAAAFPKEIVPLIPALQNGPLLTIHVSVMMLSYAVLTVAFCAAVVYLVQGGEGKRRFAALPSAEAAGDLAHRAVLVGFPLLGLGIALGAWWANSAWGRYWGWDPKETSALVTWLSLVAYFHARAGSGSVAGAPGIRRLVPARLRRGWRPDPMWWLVVMWGLVMFTYFGVNLWISGLHSYAGV; translated from the coding sequence TTGGCTGAGCTCGCGCTGTACCTGTACTGGACCTCGGTGGTGACCGCGCCGATCGCGGCGGTGCTCTACTGGGGCTACTTCGGGAGCGCGGCGCTGGCGGTGCGGCGGGTGGCGGCGCAGACGAGCGCGGGCACGATGAGCGTGAGCCTGCCGGCCGGGGGCCCGAACGCGGGGATTGGCCGCCTCGCGACGACGTTTACGGGGCTGACGACGCTGTTCCTGGCAGGGTGGTTTGCGGCGCGGTGGGCGGCACGCGGCTATGCGCCGCTTTCGAACCTGTACGAGTTCACGACGGCCTTCGCGTTCGGGATCTGCGCGGCGTACCTCGTGTTCGAGCGGACCTCGCGGAACCGGCGGTACGGTGCGCTGGTGCTGCCGATCGCGTCGGCGATGCTGGGGATTGCGGCGGCCTTCCCGAAGGAGATTGTGCCGCTCATCCCGGCGCTGCAGAACGGTCCGCTGCTGACGATCCATGTCTCGGTGATGATGCTGTCGTACGCGGTGCTGACGGTGGCCTTCTGCGCCGCGGTGGTGTACCTGGTGCAGGGCGGCGAGGGGAAGCGGCGGTTCGCTGCGCTGCCTTCGGCCGAGGCGGCTGGGGACCTGGCACACCGGGCGGTGCTGGTCGGCTTTCCGCTGCTGGGACTGGGGATTGCGCTCGGCGCGTGGTGGGCGAACAGCGCTTGGGGGCGGTACTGGGGCTGGGACCCGAAGGAGACGAGCGCGCTGGTGACGTGGCTGAGCCTTGTGGCCTACTTCCATGCCCGGGCGGGGAGCGGCTCGGTGGCGGGCGCCCCGGGGATCCGGCGACTGGTTCCGGCGCGGCTGCGGCGCGGCTGGCGGCCGGACCCGATGTGGTGGCTGGTGGTGATGTGGGGGCTGGTGATGTTCACCTACTTTGGGGTGAACCTCTGGATCAGCGGGCTGCATAGCTACGCCGGGGTGTAG
- a CDS encoding M16 family metallopeptidase: protein MSDYEITTLPNGLRVITATMPSTQAASVNIFVGVGSRSEPQHLNGITHFLEHMVFKGTEKRPSAIQIAQEIEGAGGTLNAYTNKEFTCYWNIVPFDRFPTAIDVAADMLLNSKLEQQEIERECPVVQQELKRNHDNPAAWAARLIGQAVYGPQPAGWDVGGTVELVATWKREDFLSHIREWYKPGNIVLSVAGNVTHQQVLEYTIPLLGGMEPGPIPPVQPYDPAITGPRVVTESRPIDQCTLYLGLPIFGRDDPDRYILRILNDVLGAGMSSRLFLEVRERRGLAYSVSSGYGYLSDAGVFTISAGVNRDRLCETIQVCLAEADRLVREPVPPEELRKAKDHNIGRFRLSLETAFAIGQRNGELLLTKGRVETIDEVVAAIEAVTPDDIQRVAARIFDRAKLHAAVVGPDLDEAEIEAALG from the coding sequence ATGTCCGACTACGAAATCACAACGCTCCCGAACGGACTCCGCGTCATCACGGCCACCATGCCGTCCACCCAGGCCGCCTCCGTCAACATCTTTGTGGGGGTCGGCTCCCGCTCCGAGCCGCAGCACCTCAACGGCATCACCCACTTCCTCGAGCACATGGTCTTCAAGGGCACCGAAAAGCGCCCCTCGGCCATCCAGATCGCCCAGGAGATCGAAGGCGCCGGCGGCACCCTCAACGCCTACACCAACAAAGAGTTCACCTGCTACTGGAACATCGTCCCCTTCGACCGCTTCCCCACGGCCATCGACGTCGCCGCCGATATGCTCCTCAACTCGAAACTCGAGCAGCAGGAAATCGAACGCGAATGCCCCGTCGTCCAGCAGGAGCTGAAGCGCAACCACGATAACCCCGCCGCCTGGGCCGCCCGCCTCATCGGCCAGGCCGTCTACGGCCCGCAGCCCGCCGGCTGGGACGTCGGCGGCACCGTCGAACTCGTCGCCACCTGGAAGCGCGAGGACTTCCTCAGCCACATCCGCGAGTGGTACAAACCCGGCAACATCGTCCTCTCCGTCGCCGGCAACGTCACCCACCAGCAGGTGCTCGAGTACACCATTCCCCTCCTCGGCGGCATGGAGCCCGGCCCCATCCCGCCCGTCCAGCCCTACGACCCCGCCATCACCGGCCCCCGCGTCGTCACCGAAAGCCGCCCCATCGACCAGTGCACCCTCTACCTCGGCCTCCCCATCTTCGGCCGCGACGACCCCGACCGCTACATCCTTCGCATCCTCAACGACGTCCTCGGCGCCGGTATGTCCTCCCGTCTCTTCCTCGAAGTCCGCGAGCGCCGCGGCCTCGCCTATTCCGTCTCCTCCGGCTACGGCTACCTCTCCGATGCCGGCGTCTTCACCATCTCCGCCGGCGTCAACCGCGACCGCCTCTGCGAAACCATTCAGGTCTGCCTCGCCGAGGCCGACCGCCTCGTCCGCGAACCCGTCCCGCCCGAGGAGCTCCGCAAAGCCAAGGACCACAATATCGGCCGCTTCCGCCTCTCCCTCGAAACCGCCTTCGCCATCGGCCAGCGCAACGGCGAACTCCTGCTCACCAAAGGCCGCGTCGAAACCATCGACGAAGTGGTCGCTGCTATCGAAGCCGTCACCCCCGACGACATCCAGCGCGTCGCCGCCCGCATCTTCGACCGCGCGAAGCTCCACGCCGCCGTCGTCGGGCCCGACCTCGACGAGGCCGAAATCGAAGCCGCGCTCGGCTGA
- a CDS encoding GNAT family N-acetyltransferase: protein MAFDVRIPEPGELDELFAVNSFSFGMPPSAERVELSLKLADRERLLGAWVDGRCVGSAGAFTFELSVPGASLACGGVTWVGVAPTHRRRGILTALMTTQLAQIRERGEAIAALWASEAPIYGRFGYGLAMQQYEEVRLARVHAQLRGHPGARGRARLVDRAEALATWPAAWEAARAQRAGLHSRTAAWWEVRVLPEQDRPEAGWSPAFLVSLEDGGETIGYVRYRVKRGWRHGLAAGELEVLELVGVDGGAEAALWEYVFGVDLIETVAAHNRPFDEPLFGLLEDPRRLERYPVDALFCRVLDPAAALEGRRYGREGRLVFEVVDDFGGYAGGRFVLEGGPDGARCRPTGETAMLTLPAEELGALYLGQASALALWRAGRVEGSEAAARAAELLFRWHPEPWAPEIW, encoded by the coding sequence ATGGCATTCGACGTGCGAATTCCGGAGCCGGGCGAACTCGACGAGCTGTTTGCGGTGAATTCGTTCTCGTTCGGGATGCCGCCAAGCGCGGAGCGGGTGGAGCTTTCGCTGAAGCTGGCCGACCGGGAGCGGCTGCTCGGGGCGTGGGTCGATGGGCGGTGCGTCGGCTCGGCGGGCGCGTTCACGTTCGAACTCTCGGTGCCGGGGGCGTCGCTGGCGTGCGGCGGGGTGACGTGGGTGGGGGTGGCGCCGACGCACCGGCGGCGGGGCATCCTGACGGCGCTGATGACGACGCAGCTGGCGCAGATCCGGGAGCGGGGCGAGGCGATTGCGGCGCTCTGGGCGTCGGAGGCGCCGATCTACGGGCGGTTCGGCTACGGACTGGCGATGCAGCAGTACGAGGAGGTGCGGCTGGCGCGGGTGCACGCGCAGCTCCGGGGCCACCCCGGCGCGCGGGGCAGGGCGCGGCTGGTGGACCGGGCGGAGGCGCTGGCAACATGGCCGGCCGCCTGGGAGGCGGCGCGGGCGCAGCGCGCGGGGCTGCACTCACGCACGGCGGCGTGGTGGGAGGTCCGCGTGCTGCCCGAGCAGGACCGGCCGGAAGCGGGCTGGAGCCCGGCGTTCCTCGTCAGCCTCGAAGACGGCGGGGAGACGATCGGGTACGTTCGCTACCGGGTGAAGCGGGGCTGGCGGCACGGGCTGGCGGCCGGCGAGCTGGAGGTGCTCGAACTTGTCGGCGTGGACGGCGGGGCGGAGGCGGCGCTCTGGGAGTACGTGTTCGGGGTCGACCTGATCGAGACGGTGGCGGCGCACAACCGGCCGTTCGATGAGCCGCTCTTCGGGCTGCTCGAGGACCCGCGGCGGCTCGAGCGGTATCCGGTGGATGCGCTGTTCTGCCGGGTGCTGGACCCGGCGGCCGCGCTGGAGGGCCGGCGGTACGGGCGGGAGGGGCGGCTGGTGTTCGAGGTCGTCGACGACTTCGGCGGGTACGCCGGCGGGCGGTTCGTGCTCGAGGGCGGACCGGACGGGGCCCGCTGCCGGCCGACCGGGGAGACGGCGATGCTCACCCTGCCGGCCGAGGAACTGGGGGCGCTCTACCTGGGGCAGGCGAGCGCGCTGGCCCTCTGGCGGGCGGGGCGGGTCGAAGGGAGCGAGGCTGCGGCGCGGGCGGCGGAGCTGCTGTTCCGCTGGCACCCGGAGCCGTGGGCGCCGGAGATTTGGTAG
- a CDS encoding PAC2 family protein → MDGFSITPVDQPLRAPIVILAFTGWSDTGTVTTDTAAHLVQTYGGTRFLEVDPEDYYVFTDVRPTVSIDESGVRRLHWPENRGDIVRTGTGEHDLVVIRGVEPNLRWRTFATRLAEAIVPLQPFLVCTLVARPAATPHTRPVPVTGSSADPRLAARYGLGRSLYQGPTGILGVIHDVLRGYRLDLISLAAGVPHYLSIDENPPATLALVRALEPILGFRVPEGDLPERALAFIERVNEASRGDDQVGTYVRTLEDQYEEDDEDDEGAVDFEEPGDSELPSADDILKDVEDFLRGTGDR, encoded by the coding sequence GTGGACGGTTTCTCCATCACCCCCGTCGACCAGCCCCTCCGCGCCCCCATCGTCATCCTCGCCTTCACCGGCTGGAGCGACACCGGCACCGTCACCACCGACACCGCCGCCCACCTCGTCCAGACCTACGGCGGCACCCGCTTCCTCGAGGTCGACCCCGAGGACTACTACGTCTTCACCGACGTCCGTCCCACCGTCTCCATCGACGAATCCGGCGTCCGCCGCCTCCACTGGCCCGAGAACCGCGGCGATATCGTTCGCACCGGCACCGGCGAGCACGACCTGGTCGTCATCCGCGGCGTCGAACCCAACCTCCGCTGGCGCACCTTCGCCACCCGCCTCGCAGAAGCGATCGTCCCGCTCCAGCCATTTCTCGTCTGCACCCTCGTCGCCCGCCCCGCGGCCACGCCCCACACCCGGCCCGTTCCCGTCACCGGCTCCAGCGCCGACCCCCGCCTCGCCGCCCGCTACGGGCTCGGCCGCTCGCTCTACCAGGGCCCCACCGGCATCCTCGGCGTCATCCACGATGTCCTCCGCGGCTACCGGCTCGACCTCATCAGCCTCGCCGCCGGCGTGCCCCACTACCTCAGCATCGACGAGAACCCCCCGGCCACCCTCGCACTCGTCCGCGCCCTCGAACCGATCCTGGGCTTCCGCGTTCCCGAAGGCGACCTCCCCGAGCGCGCCCTCGCCTTCATCGAACGCGTCAACGAAGCCTCCCGCGGTGACGACCAGGTCGGCACCTACGTCCGCACGCTCGAAGACCAGTACGAAGAGGACGACGAGGACGACGAAGGCGCCGTCGACTTCGAAGAGCCCGGCGACAGCGAGCTCCCGTCCGCCGACGACATCCTCAAGGACGTCGAGGACTTCCTCCGCGGCACCGGCGACCGCTGA
- a CDS encoding GntR family transcriptional regulator, translated as MAMRNPRKTKADLVYEALQAAILSGNLKEGEHLRQEEIAARWGVSQTPVREAFRRLESEGLVEHAPNRGVIVRGLPWTPPPAPLDVIRRRWEELVRDPESIPGSDFP; from the coding sequence ATGGCGATGCGGAACCCGCGCAAAACCAAAGCCGACCTCGTCTACGAAGCGCTCCAGGCCGCGATCCTCTCCGGCAACCTCAAAGAGGGTGAGCACCTCCGCCAGGAGGAGATTGCCGCCCGCTGGGGCGTGAGCCAGACCCCCGTGCGCGAAGCCTTCCGCCGCCTCGAAAGCGAAGGCCTCGTCGAACACGCCCCCAACCGCGGCGTCATCGTTCGCGGCCTCCCCTGGACGCCCCCGCCCGCCCCCCTCGACGTCATCCGCCGCCGCTGGGAAGAACTCGTCCGCGACCCCGAAAGCATCCCCGGCAGCGACTTCCCCTAA
- a CDS encoding flagellar FlbD family protein: MIRLTRIDGTEFYLNPDLFEVMEASHDTHITLTNGHRYVCQESPETIIERIAEFRRKAIGAIRRSA; this comes from the coding sequence ATGATCAGGCTCACCCGCATCGACGGCACCGAGTTCTACCTCAACCCTGACCTCTTCGAGGTCATGGAAGCCTCCCACGACACCCACATCACCCTCACCAACGGCCACCGCTACGTCTGCCAGGAATCGCCCGAAACCATCATCGAACGCATCGCCGAGTTCCGCCGCAAAGCGATCGGCGCCATCCGGAGGAGCGCCTGA
- a CDS encoding flagellar motor protein translates to MDLATVIGLVVALVGIIGGNILEGGNPMKLINLPGFFIVILGSLGAVMISQPLSVMVGLPKTIMKAFFAGSSHNSAETVELFVQMADKARREGLLALEADIEKIHDPFTRKGVQLMIDGTDPELLREIMEIERESMKHRHESNFAALEFMGGIAPTIGVLGAVMGLMTVMSHLDEPDHIGPGIATAFVATFYGVFTANVLWLPLAAKLKSNSKHELHALDVVIEGLMSIQAGDNPRIVREKLEGFLQPSLRGKKDEAGAARREAA, encoded by the coding sequence ATGGACCTGGCCACCGTCATCGGCCTCGTCGTCGCCCTCGTCGGCATCATCGGAGGCAACATCCTCGAGGGCGGCAATCCCATGAAGCTCATCAACCTCCCGGGCTTCTTCATCGTCATCCTCGGGTCACTCGGCGCCGTCATGATCTCGCAGCCGCTCTCCGTCATGGTGGGGCTTCCCAAAACCATCATGAAAGCCTTTTTTGCCGGCTCCAGCCACAACTCCGCCGAGACCGTCGAACTCTTCGTCCAGATGGCCGATAAGGCCCGCCGCGAAGGCCTCCTCGCCCTCGAGGCCGACATCGAGAAGATCCACGACCCGTTCACCCGCAAGGGCGTCCAGCTCATGATCGACGGCACCGACCCCGAGCTCCTCCGCGAAATCATGGAGATCGAGCGGGAGTCCATGAAGCACCGCCACGAAAGCAACTTCGCCGCCCTCGAGTTCATGGGCGGCATCGCCCCCACCATCGGCGTCCTCGGCGCCGTCATGGGCCTCATGACCGTCATGTCCCACCTCGACGAGCCCGACCACATCGGCCCCGGCATCGCCACCGCCTTCGTCGCCACCTTCTACGGCGTCTTCACCGCCAACGTCCTCTGGCTCCCCCTCGCGGCCAAGCTCAAGAGCAACTCCAAGCACGAACTCCACGCCCTCGACGTCGTCATCGAAGGCCTCATGTCCATCCAGGCCGGCGATAACCCCCGCATCGTCCGCGAAAAGCTCGAAGGCTTCCTCCAGCCCTCCCTGCGCGGCAAGAAGGATGAGGCCGGCGCGGCCCGGCGGGAGGCCGCATGA
- a CDS encoding OmpA/MotB family protein, translating into MSRKAPEAEKPENHERWIVSYADMVTLLFALFVVLYATSDANPQKLQSVRVSIEQAFSIGVLQGSNGSSAVLNQGGGLTPSLNEIRSNTFEGLNKTLTEFAAANGLEGKIQLRSDSTSITISLADNLLFDSGSADLRPGSVDVLLQVADALRGLPNTLRIEGHTDNIPPNSRDFPTNWELSTARATRVLRVLVEQGGLDPAKLYAAGYAETRPLADNSTPEGRALNRRADIVILYPTIEDLQKALSGSQRR; encoded by the coding sequence ATGAGCCGCAAAGCCCCCGAGGCCGAAAAGCCCGAAAACCACGAACGATGGATCGTCTCCTATGCCGACATGGTGACGCTCCTCTTCGCCCTCTTTGTCGTCCTCTACGCCACCAGCGACGCCAACCCCCAGAAGCTCCAGTCCGTCCGCGTCTCCATCGAGCAGGCCTTCTCCATCGGCGTCCTCCAGGGCTCCAACGGCTCCTCCGCCGTGCTCAACCAGGGCGGCGGCCTCACCCCTTCCCTCAACGAAATCCGCTCCAACACCTTCGAAGGCCTCAACAAGACGCTGACCGAATTCGCCGCCGCCAACGGCCTCGAAGGCAAAATCCAGCTCCGCTCCGATTCCACCTCCATCACCATCTCCCTCGCCGATAACCTGCTCTTCGATTCCGGCAGCGCCGACCTCCGGCCCGGCAGCGTCGATGTCCTCCTCCAGGTCGCCGATGCCCTCCGCGGCCTGCCCAACACCCTCCGCATCGAAGGCCACACCGACAACATTCCCCCCAACAGCCGTGACTTCCCCACCAACTGGGAGCTCTCCACCGCCCGCGCCACCCGCGTCCTCCGCGTCCTCGTCGAACAGGGCGGCCTCGATCCGGCAAAGCTCTACGCCGCCGGCTACGCTGAGACCCGCCCCCTCGCCGATAACAGCACCCCCGAAGGCCGCGCCCTCAACCGCCGGGCCGACATCGTCATCCTCTATCCCACCATCGAAGACCTGCAGAAAGCCCTCTCCGGGAGCCAGCGGAGGTAG
- a CDS encoding flagellar basal body-associated FliL family protein has product MFKDKKILAGGAVLFAAAFWFYIKPNYMDPKPVPVYTAEQIAAAPRPTVFIGKPNAGGGHGGKPSNAPEGIVLNLKPTGTTQRYVKVIMALEFGPATPPWVGLSADKVAAKNAEFAHHLEPEMHKILDAIAYVIGSHTAEEVSTVEGKEKLKEELKEAINHHLHGEKVEKIYFETFIVQ; this is encoded by the coding sequence ATGTTCAAAGACAAAAAGATCCTCGCCGGCGGCGCCGTCCTCTTCGCAGCCGCCTTCTGGTTTTACATCAAGCCCAACTACATGGACCCCAAGCCCGTGCCCGTCTACACCGCCGAGCAGATCGCTGCCGCGCCGCGGCCCACCGTCTTCATCGGCAAACCCAACGCCGGCGGCGGCCACGGCGGCAAACCCTCCAACGCCCCCGAAGGCATCGTCCTCAACCTCAAGCCCACCGGCACCACCCAGCGCTACGTCAAAGTCATCATGGCCCTCGAGTTCGGCCCCGCCACGCCGCCATGGGTCGGGCTGAGCGCGGACAAGGTCGCGGCCAAGAACGCCGAATTCGCCCACCACCTCGAGCCCGAGATGCACAAGATCCTCGACGCCATCGCCTACGTCATCGGTTCCCATACCGCCGAGGAAGTCTCCACCGTCGAAGGCAAAGAAAAGCTCAAAGAAGAGCTCAAAGAAGCAATCAACCATCACCTTCACGGCGAAAAAGTAGAAAAAATCTACTTCGAAACCTTCATCGTCCAGTAG
- the fliN gene encoding flagellar motor switch protein FliN yields the protein MNVTVELGRTRLTVAEVLGLGPGSVIELDRIAGEPVDILVNDRLVARGEVVVVDENFGVRVVEVVRRGHEHEVEEPEAVA from the coding sequence ATGAACGTCACCGTCGAGCTCGGCCGCACCCGGCTCACCGTCGCCGAAGTCCTCGGCCTCGGCCCAGGCTCCGTCATCGAACTTGACCGCATCGCTGGCGAACCCGTCGACATCCTCGTCAACGACCGCCTCGTCGCACGCGGCGAAGTCGTCGTGGTCGACGAAAACTTCGGCGTCCGCGTCGTCGAGGTCGTCCGCCGCGGCCACGAGCACGAGGTCGAAGAGCCGGAAGCCGTCGCATGA
- a CDS encoding FliO/MopB family protein: MNDPASRRRLTWLVAIGGALLIAVLFISFAAPAPREAAGPTLVPAAEDASPSRVEGTPDGTGFSLGPGDLLSLGWRLALVAAVIGGSIVGLRWWARRMAAPRSTTGFLRVVDTLPIANGRTIHLLALGDRVIAIGATAQQITMLEALTPEEAASVLAAADARRDPLPIGDFAAQLLESLRRRESRAAAEPVIGAEPDPASALRRR; encoded by the coding sequence ATGAACGACCCCGCGTCCCGCCGGCGCCTCACCTGGCTGGTCGCTATCGGCGGCGCGCTGCTCATCGCCGTCCTCTTCATCTCCTTCGCTGCGCCCGCGCCCCGGGAAGCCGCCGGCCCCACCCTCGTCCCTGCCGCCGAGGACGCCTCGCCCTCCCGGGTCGAAGGCACCCCGGACGGCACGGGTTTCTCGCTCGGTCCCGGCGACCTCCTCTCCCTCGGCTGGCGGCTCGCCCTCGTTGCAGCGGTCATCGGCGGCTCGATCGTCGGCCTCCGCTGGTGGGCCCGCCGCATGGCCGCCCCGCGCAGCACCACCGGCTTCCTCCGCGTCGTCGATACCCTCCCCATCGCCAACGGGCGCACCATCCACCTCCTCGCCCTCGGCGACCGCGTCATCGCCATCGGGGCCACCGCCCAGCAGATCACCATGCTCGAGGCGCTCACCCCCGAAGAAGCCGCCAGCGTCCTCGCCGCCGCCGATGCCCGGCGCGACCCCCTCCCCATCGGCGACTTCGCTGCACAGCTCCTCGAATCCCTCCGCCGCCGCGAGAGCCGCGCCGCCGCCGAGCCCGTCATCGGCGCCGAACCGGACCCGGCATCCGCGCTCCGCCGCCGCTGA
- the fliP gene encoding flagellar type III secretion system pore protein FliP (The bacterial flagellar biogenesis protein FliP forms a type III secretion system (T3SS)-type pore required for flagellar assembly.) yields MANRPASRRRRRILLPLALAGLALLLLTGCVQQTAAPGQPAPPQNPALAAQDPATVSAALQLLVLITVLSLAPAILVMVTSFTRIIVVLSLVRNAIGIPQLPPNQVLIGLALFLTAFVMAPTIKTINDEAIQPYLAGSISQQEAFERGEQPLRAFMLKQTREQDLALFLKLSGSPKPSSPADVPTYVLVPAFTISELKTAFQMGFVMFIPFLIIDLVISSALLSMGMMMLPPVIVSLPFKILLFVLVDGWYLIVGSLVGSFA; encoded by the coding sequence GTGGCGAACCGCCCAGCATCCCGCCGCCGCCGGCGCATCCTCCTCCCCCTCGCCCTCGCCGGGCTCGCACTTCTCCTGCTCACCGGCTGCGTCCAGCAGACCGCCGCCCCCGGCCAGCCCGCCCCCCCGCAGAACCCGGCGCTCGCCGCCCAGGACCCCGCCACCGTCTCCGCCGCCCTCCAGCTCCTCGTCCTCATCACCGTCCTCTCCCTCGCCCCGGCCATCCTCGTCATGGTCACCTCCTTCACCCGCATCATCGTCGTCCTCTCCCTCGTCCGGAACGCCATCGGCATCCCCCAGCTCCCGCCCAACCAGGTCCTCATCGGCCTCGCCCTCTTCCTCACCGCCTTCGTCATGGCCCCCACCATCAAAACCATCAACGACGAAGCCATCCAGCCCTACCTCGCCGGCTCCATCTCCCAGCAGGAAGCCTTCGAACGCGGCGAACAGCCCCTCCGCGCATTCATGCTCAAGCAAACCCGCGAGCAGGACCTCGCCCTTTTCCTCAAGCTCTCCGGCAGCCCCAAACCCAGCTCCCCCGCTGACGTCCCCACCTACGTCCTCGTGCCCGCCTTCACCATCAGCGAGCTGAAGACAGCCTTCCAGATGGGCTTCGTCATGTTCATCCCCTTCCTCATCATCGACCTCGTCATCTCCTCCGCCCTCCTCAGCATGGGCATGATGATGCTCCCGCCCGTCATCGTCTCCCTCCCCTTCAAAATCCTCCTCTTCGTCCTCGTCGATGGCTGGTATCTCATCGTCGGCTCCCTCGTCGGGAGCTTCGCCTAG
- the fliQ gene encoding flagellar biosynthesis protein FliQ, whose translation MNEGVILGLMREALTVGMLVGAPILATTLVVGMVVSIIQAATQVNEATLTFVPKLVAVFVAMLLFGPWMMATLLDFSAGIFANMAAYGR comes from the coding sequence GTGAACGAAGGCGTCATCCTCGGACTCATGCGCGAAGCCCTCACCGTCGGCATGCTCGTCGGCGCCCCCATCCTCGCCACCACCCTCGTCGTCGGCATGGTCGTCTCCATCATCCAGGCCGCCACCCAGGTCAACGAAGCCACCCTCACCTTCGTCCCCAAGCTCGTCGCCGTCTTCGTCGCCATGCTCCTCTTCGGCCCCTGGATGATGGCCACCCTCCTCGACTTCTCAGCCGGCATCTTCGCCAACATGGCCGCCTACGGTCGCTGA
- a CDS encoding flagellar biosynthetic protein FliR, with protein sequence MQLDLSPEATYTFLLILVRASSMLVSSPLLSHRGIPAQAKIGFAVFTALVLAPITKLPGGQAPDSFARLIDDVLREALFGLGLGLSMNIVVIGLQMASRIIGLQVGFGLGAVFDPITGTEFGVFDQFYSLLVTLVFFSINGHHLVIQSLAETLQAVPPGTFDPFSLSPSGITSLVAGLTVTAIRIAMPVMAALLLTDVGMGIVARTVPQVQILIVGAPVKIGVGVLVLAAALPVTMQLMNGVFGASLAGSSRVLLGGAS encoded by the coding sequence ATGCAGCTCGACCTCTCCCCCGAGGCCACCTACACCTTCCTCCTCATCCTGGTCCGCGCCTCGAGCATGCTCGTCTCGTCGCCGCTCCTCTCCCACCGCGGCATCCCGGCCCAGGCGAAGATCGGCTTCGCCGTCTTCACCGCCCTCGTCCTGGCGCCGATCACGAAGCTCCCCGGCGGCCAGGCCCCCGACTCCTTCGCCCGCCTCATCGACGACGTCCTGCGCGAAGCCCTCTTCGGCCTCGGCCTCGGCCTCTCCATGAACATCGTCGTCATCGGCCTCCAGATGGCCTCCCGCATCATCGGCCTCCAGGTCGGCTTCGGCCTCGGCGCCGTCTTCGACCCCATCACCGGCACCGAATTCGGCGTCTTCGACCAGTTCTATTCCCTCCTCGTCACCCTCGTCTTCTTCTCCATCAACGGCCACCACCTCGTTATTCAGTCCCTCGCTGAGACCCTCCAGGCCGTGCCGCCCGGCACCTTCGACCCCTTCAGCCTCTCCCCGTCCGGCATCACCTCTCTCGTCGCCGGCCTCACCGTCACCGCCATCCGGATCGCCATGCCCGTGATGGCCGCCCTCCTCCTCACCGACGTCGGCATGGGCATCGTCGCCCGCACCGTGCCCCAGGTCCAAATCCTCATCGTCGGCGCGCCGGTCAAGATCGGCGTCGGCGTCCTCGTCCTCGCGGCCGCCCTCCCGGTGACCATGCAGCTCATGAACGGCGTCTTCGGCGCTTCCCTCGCCGGCTCGAGCCGCGTTCTCCTCGGAGGTGCGTCTTAA